The Paenibacillus uliginis N3/975 genome has a window encoding:
- a CDS encoding glycoside hydrolase family 18 protein, which yields MSEQYIAAGYVVDAVLPEMTREDLLKLTHLNVAFGHVRNHEISTEHLKHTEVVRKIKLEHPELTVLLSVGGWSAGGFSEAASTEEGRNSMAASAVRVLSEISFDGIDLDWEYPCYGEADIESSPDDKQNFTLLLKTIREALDVKGSQDGRHYLLTIAAGADQYYVDGTEMDQVQQYLDFVQLMTYDMRGGFQILSGHHTNLYTPPGDLFRISTDASVNLFLRAGVPKEKIVIGTAFYSRVWNSVPDRNQGLHQMAGSTGGYGPAYTELAADYINKNGYIRYWDEEACAPYLFNGSSFISYDDEESIQCKCEYVKAKGLAGIMFWEYSCDKTHRLLGALYQGLQS from the coding sequence ATGTCAGAGCAATATATTGCGGCCGGCTATGTCGTCGATGCCGTGCTTCCAGAGATGACGCGGGAAGATTTATTGAAATTAACGCATTTGAATGTGGCCTTTGGTCATGTTCGGAACCATGAGATCAGCACAGAGCATTTGAAGCATACCGAGGTGGTCCGGAAAATAAAGCTGGAGCATCCCGAACTTACGGTGCTGCTGTCGGTAGGAGGGTGGAGCGCTGGCGGATTTTCTGAGGCGGCTTCCACCGAGGAAGGAAGAAATAGCATGGCGGCTTCGGCAGTGCGGGTGCTAAGCGAGATTTCTTTTGACGGAATCGATCTGGATTGGGAATATCCCTGCTACGGCGAAGCTGACATTGAGTCGAGTCCTGATGACAAGCAAAACTTCACTTTGCTTCTCAAGACAATCCGGGAAGCTCTAGATGTGAAAGGCTCACAAGATGGACGTCATTATTTGCTTACGATTGCGGCAGGCGCAGATCAGTATTACGTAGACGGCACGGAGATGGATCAGGTACAGCAGTATCTGGATTTCGTCCAGCTAATGACCTATGATATGCGGGGCGGTTTTCAAATTCTGTCAGGACATCATACGAATCTATACACGCCGCCCGGCGATCTGTTCCGAATTAGTACAGACGCTTCCGTGAACCTGTTTCTCCGGGCAGGAGTGCCAAAGGAAAAGATCGTGATCGGTACCGCATTCTATTCCCGTGTCTGGAATTCGGTTCCGGACCGCAATCAAGGTCTTCATCAAATGGCTGGCAGCACCGGCGGGTACGGACCCGCTTATACTGAGCTTGCTGCTGACTACATCAATAAGAACGGTTATATCCGTTATTGGGATGAAGAAGCTTGCGCACCGTATCTGTTTAACGGATCCAGCTTCATATCCTATGATGACGAGGAATCTATTCAGTGCAAGTGTGAATATGTGAAGGCCAAGGGGCTGGCAGGTATCATGTTCTGGGAGTACAGCTGTGACAAGACGCACCGTCTGCTCGGTGCATTGTATCAAGGACTTCAAAGCTAA
- a CDS encoding helix-turn-helix domain-containing protein produces the protein MKWNHFKSKLLLKYTFSYIAIFLIPLIILTLFIYQSAVQTLRSEIEQTNVNQMTQAKTVIDERMKELQDMASRISYDEQLTSYWVHHPYYSREAIGALAKYKATSSIINELFLFFRGDEKIYSAQGLENLDVFNGRYTFHNWNKTDLIHDLNTVRFPMMRPAEKVDQGVRGQQSMLAYLVPITPNNPTPHGTVMFLINESNLTDLIESILSDYHGMTYIFDNNGQVLAANHQGETITATDVNALFRLEPGTHSLSLNNEPHSVVSVKSDAGWTYVTAMPSSQFFSRIVHIQTIIVLVFSLVVVMGTILAIILARKQYHPISDLMEFVRLKTVTDTPTSSNELEWIKKTLHDYSQRVDLQEPYARNHILQLLLKHGHTEEFTTEFKETLGIRFNRSHYFVVCMGWEAHAFPIEDNPDRRSIMQLMNEVELPELSAHMYGVELPQPNRLALIVGFDTETGHDARLQALMESIVEALRKMVTEQTGLSPAIGAGTRYSHSEQLNQSYIEASTAFEASMLNGEGSTTFFNKLSGTQDCSFWVPKDVLLKLVQSLKQGSYDVAVQMVSTALNNLKAEKPAVPLLRCICFDILNTMLKTASELGIHHVVNEIPRVTNFDSLEDLEKKLGGLAADICAQVEAKSETEESSLIEQITSFIDENFTDYDLSLGTISSKYSISSSYFSRSFKEKMGINFSQYIWQKRMDEVIRQLLHTADPLKDIITRVGYLDTPNFIRKFKKEMGCTPGQYRKMHSQNGASVPPDDEDEEYTG, from the coding sequence ATGAAATGGAATCATTTCAAGTCCAAGCTATTGCTTAAATATACGTTTTCCTATATCGCTATTTTCCTTATTCCGCTCATTATTCTGACTCTCTTTATCTATCAGAGCGCCGTACAAACTCTCCGCTCTGAAATCGAGCAGACAAACGTCAATCAGATGACACAGGCCAAGACCGTTATCGATGAACGCATGAAGGAACTGCAGGATATGGCATCACGCATCTCTTACGATGAGCAGCTTACGTCGTATTGGGTTCACCACCCTTACTACAGCCGGGAAGCAATTGGAGCTCTGGCCAAATACAAGGCGACAAGTTCCATCATTAATGAGCTTTTTCTGTTCTTCCGTGGTGACGAGAAAATTTATTCCGCTCAGGGCCTGGAGAACCTAGATGTCTTCAACGGGCGCTACACATTTCATAACTGGAACAAAACAGACCTGATCCATGATTTGAATACGGTGCGTTTTCCAATGATGCGTCCAGCAGAAAAAGTCGATCAAGGAGTTCGGGGACAGCAATCCATGCTAGCCTACCTTGTACCGATCACGCCAAACAATCCAACTCCACACGGAACGGTCATGTTTCTGATTAACGAATCAAATCTGACCGATTTAATCGAATCTATTCTTAGTGACTACCATGGTATGACTTATATTTTTGACAATAACGGGCAAGTGCTTGCCGCCAATCACCAGGGTGAAACGATTACCGCGACGGACGTCAACGCCTTGTTCAGGCTCGAACCAGGAACGCACAGTCTCTCCTTGAACAATGAGCCGCATTCGGTCGTATCCGTCAAGTCAGACGCTGGCTGGACTTATGTGACAGCCATGCCGAGCAGCCAGTTTTTTAGCCGCATTGTTCATATCCAGACCATTATTGTTCTTGTTTTTTCCCTTGTGGTCGTGATGGGTACCATTCTTGCCATCATTTTGGCGCGGAAGCAGTACCATCCTATTTCCGACTTGATGGAGTTTGTGCGGCTAAAAACCGTCACCGATACGCCCACATCCAGCAACGAGCTGGAATGGATCAAAAAAACACTGCATGACTACAGCCAGCGCGTTGATCTTCAGGAGCCCTACGCCCGCAATCATATCCTGCAGCTATTGCTGAAGCATGGCCATACGGAGGAATTCACTACCGAATTCAAAGAAACTCTTGGCATCCGCTTCAACCGCTCCCATTATTTTGTCGTCTGCATGGGCTGGGAAGCTCACGCTTTTCCTATAGAGGACAATCCAGACCGGAGATCTATCATGCAACTGATGAACGAAGTGGAGCTGCCGGAGCTTTCCGCACACATGTATGGTGTCGAGCTTCCTCAGCCCAACCGGCTGGCCCTCATTGTCGGATTTGACACCGAAACCGGACATGATGCCCGTCTGCAAGCCCTGATGGAATCCATTGTCGAAGCTCTGCGTAAGATGGTAACAGAACAAACAGGTCTATCTCCTGCCATTGGAGCAGGTACACGCTACAGCCATTCAGAACAGCTGAATCAATCCTACATCGAAGCATCGACCGCTTTTGAAGCATCCATGCTCAATGGTGAGGGCAGTACTACTTTCTTCAACAAACTCTCTGGCACCCAGGATTGTTCCTTCTGGGTACCGAAGGACGTGCTGCTGAAGCTCGTTCAGAGCCTGAAACAGGGCAGCTATGATGTGGCCGTCCAGATGGTGTCCACCGCGCTCAACAACCTGAAAGCGGAAAAGCCTGCGGTGCCGCTTCTGCGCTGCATTTGCTTCGATATTCTTAACACGATGCTGAAAACCGCTTCGGAGCTCGGCATTCACCATGTCGTCAATGAGATTCCGCGAGTCACCAACTTTGATTCTTTGGAGGATTTGGAGAAGAAGCTTGGAGGCCTTGCTGCAGACATTTGCGCCCAGGTCGAGGCCAAGAGCGAGACAGAAGAAAGCAGCTTGATTGAACAGATTACATCCTTTATCGACGAAAATTTCACAGATTACGACCTAAGTTTGGGAACCATCTCATCCAAGTACTCCATCTCCTCTTCTTATTTCAGCCGCTCTTTCAAAGAGAAGATGGGCATTAACTTCTCCCAATATATATGGCAAAAACGGATGGATGAAGTGATCCGGCAGCTCCTGCATACAGCCGATCCTTTAAAAGACATCATTACACGCGTCGGTTACCTGGACACACCAAACTTCATCCGCAAATTCAAAAAAGAAATGGGCTGCACCCCTGGCCAGTACCGTAAAATGCATAGCCAAAACGGAGCCTCCGTTCCCCCTGATGATGAGGATGAGGAGTACACCGGATAA
- a CDS encoding lipoate--protein ligase family protein — protein sequence MTTTSCLPIETGPILLLDRSQDLTEPDVLYSFALDELLCRQTGRGGPAICHLWRHPRAFVMGVRDSRLPKAAESEQKLRDLGYDTAIRHSGGAAVPLDPGVVNLSLILPLGENRHHNQDFHQDFEIMVHLIREALRDTGYTVDTGEIAGAFCPGAYDLSIGGRKFCGIAQRRQNKSFIIQAFIIAEGSGAERAGLVRSFYDGAAADADPAHYPLVQPESTASLQELAELGPHAAAMFTESVKKVIRQWQAAMDPADIASAASKLDLPTPDDVREMARSLRQRYIRK from the coding sequence ATGACTACAACTTCATGCCTGCCTATTGAGACAGGTCCCATTCTGCTGCTGGACCGCAGCCAGGACCTAACCGAACCAGACGTGCTCTACTCCTTCGCGCTGGACGAGCTGTTGTGCCGACAGACTGGCCGTGGCGGCCCCGCAATCTGTCATCTATGGCGTCATCCACGTGCATTCGTTATGGGCGTGAGAGACAGCCGACTGCCCAAGGCAGCCGAGTCCGAGCAGAAGCTCCGCGATCTTGGTTACGACACAGCGATCCGCCACTCAGGTGGTGCTGCCGTGCCTCTGGATCCAGGCGTTGTAAATTTGTCTCTTATTCTGCCACTCGGGGAGAACCGTCACCACAATCAGGACTTTCATCAAGATTTCGAAATAATGGTGCATTTGATCCGCGAAGCATTACGGGATACCGGGTATACGGTGGATACTGGAGAGATTGCCGGAGCGTTCTGTCCAGGCGCATATGACTTAAGCATTGGTGGACGCAAATTTTGCGGCATTGCCCAGCGCAGACAGAACAAGTCCTTCATTATCCAGGCGTTCATTATCGCCGAAGGCTCCGGTGCAGAACGGGCGGGTCTTGTCCGTTCCTTCTATGACGGGGCCGCCGCTGACGCCGATCCAGCCCACTATCCGCTGGTTCAGCCGGAGTCGACCGCGAGCCTTCAGGAGTTGGCGGAATTAGGACCTCATGCAGCCGCGATGTTTACTGAATCGGTCAAGAAGGTCATCCGTCAATGGCAGGCAGCCATGGACCCAGCAGATATCGCATCCGCCGCCTCCAAGCTGGATCTTCCTACCCCGGATGATGTCCGCGAGATGGCCCGCTCCCTACGACAGCGTTATATCCGGAAATAA
- a CDS encoding ABC transporter substrate-binding protein, whose protein sequence is MAKSARRIKGLMIGLLLIAMLAVTACGSDAKQGNSSESAGGNGEAKKDFVVGYLNVMDDAQAMLAYEAKLYEKHGLNVKMQQFKSGTDLIKAMVGKQVDAGVLGFTNAVSWASKGAGLKVVGGAQLGFHSVLVKDDSSIVSVADLKGKKLASQGQGSTADIVLNGVVLKEAGLTSKDVQMVYVDPGQAIQSLASGAVDAAFVFEPYDSIATHTLAAKQIYEIGKVWPFPCMVVITTDENLENNREAVNQLLDAQKEAIEMLQQDPKKSAGLIMKHFVDSDTMESHHGGTVESVDVIKQAIETQVFNWDITSDQITRMQEISDMMKEQGVLEKEVKVADIIDLSWQDQQKK, encoded by the coding sequence ATGGCAAAAAGTGCCCGACGTATTAAAGGGCTGATGATAGGGCTGCTGTTGATCGCTATGCTGGCGGTTACAGCCTGCGGCAGTGACGCCAAGCAGGGAAACAGCAGTGAATCGGCCGGAGGAAACGGTGAAGCCAAGAAAGATTTTGTAGTCGGATACTTGAATGTCATGGACGATGCGCAGGCTATGCTCGCTTATGAGGCGAAGCTGTATGAGAAGCATGGATTGAACGTGAAGATGCAGCAGTTCAAGAGTGGTACGGACCTTATTAAAGCGATGGTCGGCAAGCAGGTGGATGCAGGGGTGCTCGGGTTTACGAATGCTGTTTCATGGGCCTCTAAGGGTGCTGGGTTAAAAGTTGTCGGTGGAGCACAGCTCGGATTTCACAGTGTGCTCGTAAAAGACGACAGCAGTATCGTGAGTGTGGCAGATTTGAAAGGCAAGAAGCTTGCCTCCCAAGGCCAGGGAAGCACGGCGGATATCGTTCTGAACGGTGTCGTACTGAAAGAAGCGGGACTGACCAGCAAAGATGTGCAGATGGTATACGTTGACCCGGGCCAGGCTATTCAGTCGCTCGCTTCCGGCGCGGTGGATGCAGCATTCGTGTTTGAACCGTACGACAGTATCGCTACCCACACGTTAGCCGCGAAGCAAATATATGAGATCGGCAAAGTATGGCCGTTCCCTTGCATGGTCGTCATTACGACCGATGAGAATTTGGAGAATAATCGTGAAGCGGTAAATCAGCTGCTAGATGCTCAGAAAGAAGCAATCGAAATGCTTCAGCAGGATCCGAAGAAATCGGCCGGCCTCATCATGAAGCATTTTGTGGACTCGGATACGATGGAATCCCATCATGGCGGCACTGTCGAATCGGTCGACGTCATCAAGCAGGCGATCGAAACCCAAGTGTTTAACTGGGATATCACGTCGGACCAGATAACCCGCATGCAGGAAATATCCGACATGATGAAAGAGCAGGGTGTTCTGGAAAAAGAAGTGAAGGTGGCAGATATTATCGATTTAAGCTGGCAGGATCAGCAGAAGAAGTAA
- a CDS encoding ABC transporter permease encodes MNPSYTKIPRTKPKSGSFWRKVLPYLLAVGSLLAIWQITALFLPSYLLPDVPDVFVRLFSSIQDPEFRGHIGDSLIRLLWGYPLACVFGALLGLIGGISKGFAVYLRSLISILQAIPPITWVPFFVILLGFGNKTIITVIIIASFFPMALSVLNATEGVNRTHLELARVMGASRRQLLAKVFAPESLPAFVTGAQVAFGNAWRSLIAAEMVGGAMAGLGFYSRWRGEVADMEGVLMSIIVIGTIAALLDLVLLEGLKRKLLRYRYVQPGGDE; translated from the coding sequence GTGAATCCATCCTACACGAAAATTCCGCGGACTAAACCGAAATCAGGCTCCTTCTGGCGAAAAGTGCTTCCCTATCTGCTTGCAGTAGGGAGCCTTCTTGCTATTTGGCAGATTACGGCGTTGTTTCTGCCGTCCTATCTGCTGCCTGATGTGCCTGATGTGTTTGTTCGATTGTTCAGCAGCATTCAAGATCCTGAATTCCGAGGCCACATCGGGGACAGCCTAATTCGGCTGTTGTGGGGATATCCGCTTGCGTGCGTGTTCGGTGCGTTGCTTGGCCTAATTGGCGGCATATCCAAAGGTTTCGCGGTATATCTACGGAGCCTGATATCTATTCTTCAGGCAATACCTCCGATTACATGGGTGCCATTTTTCGTTATATTACTAGGCTTTGGCAATAAAACCATCATTACCGTCATCATCATCGCCAGCTTCTTCCCCATGGCGCTCTCCGTATTGAATGCAACGGAGGGCGTAAACCGGACGCATCTGGAGCTTGCACGGGTTATGGGCGCAAGCCGCCGTCAACTGCTGGCAAAGGTGTTCGCGCCTGAATCGCTCCCGGCTTTTGTTACCGGGGCGCAGGTCGCTTTCGGGAATGCCTGGCGTTCATTGATCGCAGCAGAAATGGTCGGTGGTGCTATGGCGGGCCTAGGTTTCTACTCCCGCTGGCGCGGTGAGGTTGCCGACATGGAAGGTGTGCTGATGAGCATCATTGTCATCGGAACGATTGCGGCGTTGCTCGATCTGGTGCTGCTTGAAGGATTAAAAAGAAAGCTGCTGCGTTACCGTTACGTCCAACCGGGAGGAGATGAATAG
- a CDS encoding ABC transporter ATP-binding protein, protein MQTIHVDNVSKSFGSLNVLEQVDITIRQGEFAAIVGPSGCGKSTVLRMIAGLEHPSDGKVTASEQSIVEPDPSRMLIFQEHALYPWRTVEFNVGFGLELAGISKKERKSRVDAILEKVGLGGFQKYYPHQLSGGMRQRASIARALVTNPEVLLLDEPFGALDAITKISMQNELLTLWEGTGKTVLLITHDIDEAIYLADTIYVMSPRPGRIVESISTDMPRPRNRNGAEFVALRERIMKHLDLSNH, encoded by the coding sequence ATGCAGACCATCCATGTAGATAACGTATCCAAATCCTTCGGGTCATTGAACGTGTTGGAGCAGGTGGATATCACCATCCGCCAAGGCGAATTTGCTGCCATTGTTGGCCCTTCAGGCTGCGGAAAAAGCACGGTGCTCCGCATGATCGCGGGTCTGGAACACCCGTCGGACGGAAAGGTTACAGCGAGTGAGCAGAGTATTGTTGAGCCGGACCCCAGCCGGATGCTGATCTTTCAGGAGCATGCCTTGTACCCTTGGCGAACAGTGGAATTTAACGTAGGTTTCGGTCTGGAGCTTGCAGGTATTTCCAAAAAGGAACGCAAATCCCGTGTTGACGCCATACTGGAGAAGGTGGGGCTTGGCGGATTTCAGAAATACTATCCGCACCAGTTGTCCGGCGGTATGCGACAGCGGGCATCTATCGCCCGAGCCTTGGTCACGAACCCGGAGGTACTGCTACTTGACGAGCCGTTTGGCGCATTGGACGCGATTACCAAGATCTCGATGCAGAATGAGCTGCTTACTTTATGGGAAGGCACAGGCAAGACGGTGCTTCTGATCACACATGATATCGATGAAGCTATTTATTTGGCGGATACGATCTATGTGATGAGCCCTCGTCCGGGCCGGATCGTGGAGTCGATATCTACGGACATGCCGCGGCCGCGCAACCGTAACGGTGCGGAATTTGTAGCCCTGCGGGAACGGATTATGAAGCATCTGGATTTGAGCAATCATTGA
- the cysK gene encoding cysteine synthase A yields the protein MGIYDNIVDLIGGTPMVRLQRIVPDGAADVYVKLEMFNPSGSVKDRAAFNLIDTAEKQGVLTPGGTIIEPTSGNTGIGLAMIAAAKGYRAILIMPDNMSKERINILKAYGAEVVLTPSSERMPGSIAKALELKEQIPGSFIPQQFENRANPDIHRVTTAPEILQQMEGQLDAFVATAGTGGTITGTGEELRKHLPELHIAVVEPKGSPVLSGGQPGPHKLVGTSPGFVPDILNTDVYDEIIQIADDDALQTVRDLARREGILVGPSSGASVFAAINVAKSLGAGKRVVCIAPDTGERYLSMDIF from the coding sequence ATGGGAATATACGATAATATTGTAGATTTGATCGGCGGAACACCGATGGTCCGGCTGCAGCGTATCGTGCCGGATGGGGCAGCCGATGTGTATGTGAAGCTGGAAATGTTCAATCCGTCCGGCAGTGTGAAGGACCGGGCAGCCTTTAATTTGATCGATACGGCCGAGAAACAGGGAGTGCTTACACCGGGAGGCACAATCATTGAACCGACAAGTGGCAACACCGGCATCGGTCTGGCTATGATTGCAGCAGCCAAAGGCTACCGGGCCATTCTGATCATGCCGGACAACATGTCGAAGGAACGGATTAATATTCTGAAGGCTTACGGTGCGGAAGTGGTACTGACGCCGAGCAGTGAACGAATGCCCGGATCCATCGCCAAAGCCTTGGAACTGAAGGAGCAAATCCCGGGCAGTTTTATCCCACAGCAGTTCGAGAATCGGGCGAATCCGGACATACACCGTGTGACAACAGCGCCGGAAATATTGCAGCAGATGGAAGGCCAGCTGGATGCGTTTGTTGCTACAGCGGGAACGGGCGGGACGATTACAGGCACCGGCGAGGAGCTGCGGAAGCATCTGCCGGAGCTGCATATCGCGGTAGTAGAGCCGAAAGGATCACCTGTATTGTCTGGTGGACAGCCAGGACCCCATAAGCTGGTTGGCACAAGCCCCGGATTTGTGCCGGATATTTTGAATACAGACGTCTACGACGAAATCATTCAGATTGCGGATGATGATGCGCTGCAGACGGTTCGTGATTTGGCCCGGAGGGAGGGTATTCTGGTCGGCCCATCGTCCGGTGCATCGGTCTTCGCTGCGATTAACGTAGCCAAGTCGCTGGGCGCTGGGAAACGGGTTGTGTGTATTGCGCCAGATACCGGAGAGAGATATTTGAGCATGGATATTTTTTAA
- a CDS encoding DoxX family protein, translating to MFLFGSIRSAWIWLILRLYLGYTWLSAGSKKMTADAWTGSEAGAAIQGFVKGALAKAEGGKDVPSWYASFLENVVLPNAKLFSYMVAFGEVLIGVGLIVGLLTGIAAFFGGTMNASFLFAGSVSINPLLFILATWLVLAWKVAGWYGLDRWALPLLGTPWTRRRSTTKEDEVTS from the coding sequence ATGTTTCTGTTCGGTAGTATCCGCTCGGCGTGGATCTGGTTGATTTTGCGATTGTATTTGGGGTATACATGGCTTTCAGCAGGCAGTAAAAAAATGACCGCTGACGCTTGGACAGGAAGCGAAGCGGGAGCCGCAATCCAAGGCTTTGTTAAAGGAGCGCTTGCGAAAGCGGAAGGCGGTAAGGATGTCCCCAGCTGGTATGCATCATTCCTGGAAAATGTTGTGCTACCTAACGCCAAGCTCTTTTCGTATATGGTGGCGTTTGGAGAAGTATTGATTGGCGTGGGACTTATCGTGGGTCTCCTGACAGGCATTGCCGCCTTCTTTGGCGGAACGATGAATGCAAGTTTCCTTTTTGCGGGCTCCGTGAGCATAAATCCGCTGTTGTTCATCCTGGCGACTTGGCTTGTGCTGGCATGGAAAGTGGCAGGTTGGTACGGTCTGGACCGGTGGGCTCTGCCGTTATTGGGCACCCCGTGGACCCGCCGGCGCAGCACGACGAAAGAGGATGAAGTTACTTCATAA
- the menA gene encoding 1,4-dihydroxy-2-naphthoate polyprenyltransferase → MGIKPFLKLVEIQTKVASMIPFLIGTMYALFRFQQFDAYHFVLMLASLLSFDMATTAINNYYDYKKAIKTHGFGYEFHNAIVHYKLKERAVVAVIVILLLTAFSTGIALFLDTGLLILLLGGMSFAVGILYSFGPIPISRMPLGELFSGLFMGFVIIFISTWIHVDESQLASLVLDGGMVLLQVNLLEVILVFLISVPAILGIANIMLANNICDVEDDIENKRYTLPVYIGRPNSIILFRIMYYFAYVDLIVLLFLKVNPIILLLVLLTIIPVHKNIRKFTANPSKEMTFANSVQNFVMMNMARIIALGTAVLLTSL, encoded by the coding sequence ATGGGAATCAAACCGTTTTTAAAACTGGTGGAGATTCAGACGAAGGTGGCGAGCATGATCCCATTTTTGATCGGGACGATGTATGCGCTGTTCCGCTTTCAGCAGTTTGACGCATACCACTTCGTGCTCATGCTGGCATCGCTGCTCTCATTTGACATGGCGACCACGGCAATTAACAACTACTACGATTATAAAAAAGCGATCAAAACTCATGGCTTCGGCTATGAATTTCATAACGCTATTGTGCACTATAAGCTGAAGGAGCGGGCAGTAGTGGCTGTAATCGTGATCCTGCTGCTGACTGCATTCAGCACAGGTATTGCCCTGTTTCTAGATACCGGACTTCTGATTCTGCTCCTGGGCGGGATGTCCTTTGCAGTTGGCATTCTGTATTCCTTCGGGCCGATTCCGATATCCCGGATGCCACTCGGTGAGCTGTTCTCCGGTTTGTTTATGGGTTTTGTCATTATTTTTATCTCGACATGGATTCATGTGGATGAAAGTCAACTTGCAAGTCTTGTATTAGATGGAGGGATGGTTCTCCTACAGGTCAATCTGCTTGAAGTCATTCTGGTGTTCCTGATTTCTGTTCCGGCCATTCTCGGTATTGCTAACATCATGCTGGCGAACAATATTTGTGATGTTGAAGACGACATCGAGAACAAACGATATACCCTTCCGGTTTATATCGGCCGCCCGAACTCCATAATCCTGTTCCGTATCATGTATTATTTCGCTTATGTGGACCTGATTGTGCTGCTGTTCTTGAAGGTAAACCCGATCATTCTGCTGCTCGTCCTGTTGACGATTATTCCGGTACACAAAAACATAAGAAAATTCACTGCGAATCCGTCCAAGGAAATGACCTTTGCGAATTCCGTCCAGAACTTTGTCATGATGAACATGGCCCGGATTATCGCACTTGGCACAGCGGTTCTGCTGACCAGTCTGTAG